A region of [Bacteroides] pectinophilus DNA encodes the following proteins:
- the cdaA gene encoding diadenylate cyclase CdaA: MTAINSLLQQYSLYIPQITWTDVIEIIIIAYVLYNVLIWIKDTRAWALLKGIIIVVALVMIAVLLNLRTILWIAGKAISVGIIAIVIIFQPELRRALEQLGRKRVFTGLFGFDFGRPQQDRFSSRTVEEIINATYELAKDKTGALIVIEQDMLLSEYEQSGIELDAVVSSQLLINIFEHNTPLHDGAVIVRGDRIVSATCYLTLSDSNAISKELGTRHRAAVGGSENFDCFIIVVSEETGYVSVAVGGELIRNIEGEELRSKLEYIRHKTMDVKSFRLWKGRLKSEGKIVE, from the coding sequence GTGACAGCAATTAATTCTTTATTACAACAGTATTCGCTGTATATACCTCAGATTACATGGACTGATGTAATCGAGATAATTATAATTGCATATGTATTATATAATGTCCTCATATGGATTAAGGATACGAGAGCATGGGCACTTCTTAAGGGTATTATAATTGTAGTGGCGCTTGTGATGATTGCCGTGCTTCTTAATCTGAGAACCATCCTGTGGATTGCCGGCAAGGCAATAAGCGTAGGTATTATCGCAATTGTAATTATATTCCAGCCCGAATTGCGACGTGCGCTTGAACAGCTTGGACGTAAGAGAGTCTTTACGGGATTGTTTGGATTTGACTTTGGCAGGCCACAGCAGGACAGGTTTTCCAGCAGAACAGTGGAAGAGATTATAAATGCCACTTATGAGCTTGCCAAGGATAAGACAGGTGCACTGATAGTAATAGAGCAGGATATGCTGCTAAGTGAGTATGAACAGTCCGGAATAGAACTTGATGCAGTTGTCTCAAGCCAGCTGCTCATTAATATATTTGAGCATAACACTCCGCTTCATGACGGAGCTGTTATTGTAAGAGGTGACAGGATTGTGTCTGCAACATGTTACCTTACACTTTCGGACAGTAATGCCATAAGCAAGGAGCTTGGCACAAGACACCGTGCAGCAGTAGGAGGCAGTGAGAATTTTGACTGCTTTATAATAGTTGTATCTGAAGAGACGGGCTATGTGTCAGTTGCAGTCGGCGGTGAACTTATCCGTAATATAGAAGGTGAGGAACTCAGGAGTAAGCTTGAATATATAAGGCATAAGACGATGGATGTTAAGTCTTTCAGATTATGGAAAGGAAGGTTGAAGAGTGAAGGAAAAATTGTTGAATAA
- a CDS encoding CdaR family protein encodes MKEKLLNNLSLKILSAVCAIIIWIIIVNVYDPSTSVTVSGVEVQLVNTESLTEKEYAYDVVDGSKISVYISGPRSIVTDIKAKDIVATADLSNVTVFSDYVDIDVKVVKDGVSASSIEIAPKTTAIRLKIENRVTKTFNIDTELVGTPADGYVIGGQQISPSSVKVTGTSSVVDSISSVKVLYDVSGATMNISDAAPIKIYDSQGTEIVDDRIELSKTAVDIKVNVLMTKTVPVTYKTKGTPADGYGVSGIDQAVTEAVIAGTEDALRDVNSIDVPDSAIDVSGLNADKIFHVRLSSYLPGNITVMSEGVVNVTVRIYPVSEREISVPVTGIVLSNLPQGYNISFGDVTAVNITVTGEQSVLTALTVTGIIPTIDLSGIKEGDNTLRLKVTLPANCTLKQNYTVNVTAESVNG; translated from the coding sequence GTGAAGGAAAAATTGTTGAATAACCTTAGCCTTAAGATTCTTTCCGCAGTCTGTGCAATTATTATATGGATTATAATAGTCAATGTATATGATCCGTCAACAAGCGTTACCGTCAGCGGTGTTGAGGTGCAGCTTGTTAATACGGAATCTCTTACCGAGAAGGAATACGCATATGATGTTGTTGACGGAAGTAAGATTTCGGTATATATAAGCGGACCGAGAAGTATCGTAACAGATATCAAGGCCAAGGATATTGTGGCAACAGCTGACCTCAGTAACGTTACGGTATTTTCAGATTATGTGGATATTGATGTTAAGGTTGTAAAAGACGGAGTATCAGCATCAAGTATAGAGATAGCACCCAAGACAACAGCTATAAGGCTTAAGATTGAGAACAGGGTAACGAAGACATTCAATATTGATACAGAGCTTGTAGGAACACCGGCAGACGGGTATGTTATAGGCGGTCAGCAGATAAGCCCGTCATCAGTTAAGGTTACCGGGACATCATCAGTAGTTGACAGTATATCATCAGTTAAGGTTTTATATGATGTAAGCGGTGCAACTATGAATATAAGTGATGCTGCCCCAATTAAGATATATGATTCGCAGGGAACTGAGATTGTCGATGACCGTATTGAACTGTCGAAGACAGCAGTCGATATTAAGGTTAATGTGCTTATGACAAAGACTGTGCCGGTTACTTATAAGACTAAGGGGACGCCGGCAGATGGTTACGGGGTTTCGGGTATTGACCAGGCCGTTACGGAGGCAGTGATTGCCGGAACAGAGGATGCATTGAGGGATGTCAATTCAATAGATGTGCCTGACAGTGCAATAGACGTGAGCGGTCTGAATGCGGATAAGATATTCCACGTAAGACTTTCATCATATCTTCCGGGGAATATTACAGTAATGTCTGAAGGAGTTGTTAATGTTACTGTCAGAATATATCCGGTATCAGAGAGAGAGATATCGGTTCCGGTGACAGGAATAGTATTGAGCAACCTGCCACAGGGATACAATATATCATTTGGTGATGTCACGGCAGTGAATATCACTGTAACAGGAGAGCAGTCGGTTCTGACGGCTCTTACCGTGACGGGAATAATACCTACTATTGATTTGTCAGGTATTAAGGAAGGTGACAATACACTCCGGTTAAAGGTCACACTTCCTGCAAACTGCACATTGAAACAGAATTATACTGTCAATGTGACTGCAGAGAGCGTAAACGGCTGA
- a CDS encoding phospho-sugar mutase produces MGYMETYREWCDNQYFSDEARAELASIAGNEAEIEDRFYKNLEFGTGGLRGVIGIGTNRMNIYTVRKATQGLANFIIRENAADRGVAIAYDSRRMSPEFADEAALCLNANGIKAYIFPTLRPTPELSFAVRDLHCIAGIVVTASHNPPEYNGYKVYWEDGAQITAPKDTQIITEVNNVTDFNSVKTMDKDEAKIAGLYNVIGYDLDDRYIAALKKMSINGDLIKKVADDFTIVYTPLHGTGNIPARRVLKELGFKNVYVVPEQEKPDPDFTTLEYPNPEDPKAFTLALKLAKEKNADIILATDPDADRLGVYAKDSKTGEYVSFTGNMSGMLIAEYLLSQRRENGTLHKNGAFVKTIVSTNMADAIAAEYNVKLIEVLTGFKFIGEQIKLFEQNGTYEYEFGFEESYGCLVGTHARDKDAIVAVMALCEAAAYYKTKGLTLWDQMINIYEKYGYYKEGLKSITLKGVEGVAKIQEMLNNLRANKPSKIGSWDVLAIRDYKEDTIHNLKTGEVTKTGLPNSNVLYYDLSDNAWCCARPSGTEPKIKFYMGVKGTSLEDAQAKLDELTQAVMDLVQG; encoded by the coding sequence ATGGGGTATATGGAGACTTACAGGGAATGGTGTGATAATCAGTATTTCAGCGATGAAGCAAGAGCTGAGCTTGCATCAATAGCAGGTAATGAGGCTGAGATAGAAGACAGATTCTATAAGAATCTTGAGTTCGGTACAGGCGGATTAAGAGGTGTAATCGGCATTGGAACTAACCGCATGAACATCTATACAGTACGTAAGGCGACACAGGGACTTGCTAATTTTATCATCAGGGAGAATGCGGCAGACAGAGGAGTTGCCATTGCATATGACTCAAGAAGAATGTCACCTGAGTTTGCTGATGAGGCTGCATTGTGCCTTAACGCTAACGGAATTAAGGCATATATATTCCCTACATTAAGACCTACACCGGAACTTTCATTTGCAGTAAGAGACCTTCACTGCATCGCCGGTATTGTAGTAACAGCAAGTCATAATCCACCTGAATATAACGGCTATAAGGTATATTGGGAAGATGGTGCACAGATTACCGCACCTAAGGATACACAGATAATTACGGAAGTTAACAATGTTACAGACTTTAACAGTGTTAAGACAATGGATAAGGATGAAGCTAAGATTGCGGGACTCTACAATGTTATCGGTTATGACCTTGATGACCGTTATATTGCAGCTCTTAAGAAGATGAGCATCAACGGAGACCTTATTAAGAAAGTGGCTGATGACTTCACTATTGTGTATACACCGCTTCATGGCACAGGTAATATTCCTGCAAGACGTGTACTTAAGGAACTCGGATTTAAGAATGTGTATGTAGTTCCTGAACAGGAAAAGCCGGATCCTGATTTTACAACACTTGAGTATCCTAATCCTGAGGATCCTAAGGCATTCACACTTGCGCTTAAGCTTGCTAAGGAAAAGAATGCAGATATCATTCTTGCTACGGACCCTGATGCAGACAGACTTGGAGTATATGCCAAGGATTCAAAGACAGGAGAGTATGTATCATTTACAGGTAATATGTCAGGAATGCTTATTGCTGAATATCTCCTTTCACAGAGAAGAGAGAATGGAACACTCCATAAGAATGGTGCCTTTGTTAAGACAATCGTGTCAACTAATATGGCAGATGCAATCGCTGCAGAATACAATGTAAAGCTTATCGAGGTTCTTACAGGTTTTAAGTTTATCGGTGAGCAGATTAAGCTTTTCGAGCAGAATGGTACATATGAGTATGAGTTTGGATTCGAGGAAAGCTACGGATGTCTTGTAGGAACACATGCAAGGGACAAGGATGCAATTGTTGCGGTTATGGCATTATGTGAAGCAGCAGCATATTATAAGACAAAGGGACTTACACTGTGGGATCAGATGATTAACATCTACGAGAAGTACGGCTACTACAAGGAAGGTCTTAAGTCTATAACACTTAAGGGAGTTGAGGGTGTCGCAAAGATTCAGGAGATGCTTAATAATCTTCGTGCCAACAAGCCTTCTAAGATTGGTTCATGGGATGTACTTGCAATCCGTGATTACAAGGAAGACACAATCCATAACCTTAAGACAGGTGAGGTAACCAAGACAGGACTTCCTAACTCTAATGTACTTTACTATGATTTATCAGATAACGCATGGTGCTGTGCAAGACCATCAGGAACGGAACCTAAGATTAAGTTCTACATGGGAGTTAAGGGAACAAGCCTTGAGGACGCACAGGCTAAGCTGGATGAGCTTACACAGGCTGTTATGGATCTTGTCCAGGGCTAA
- a CDS encoding trypsin-like peptidase domain-containing protein — translation MYDDNQMNNNVPRFDSQTGEPLFTGDVQNAQDTQSDTSDTNTDSAQQPSYTYYDVNPVQQPQKSARELKREQKAMKKAAKHEQKKHNGGAGYFAKLVISAVIFGLIAGGVMFGVNKAGEKLDGSTSSASDIQIPMVSNQGNGTDASVNAGTSSVVQTEDSTISAPMDVKGIVKTSMPSIVAINGEVTVSSGYAYPFSGTQKSKTSGTGIIVGKNDTELLIVTNAHVVDGVSNLTCTFTDNEQVSATVKGSKSNKDIAVVAVSLSSLKESTAKSIAIAELGDSDSIELGDQVVAIGNALGEGQSVTVGYVSALNRSIVVDNTEYTNLIMTDAAINPGNSGGALLNASGRVIGINSAKYSSEEVEGMGYAIPISSIKDVLDTLMNKQTRQKVSGDKASFLGISGVDVTYSISKAYGYPQGILLQNVQQDSPADKAGLVKNDIITGFDGDSISSSSDLKEKMQYYASGEKVTIDYYHMENGEYKLKSAEVTLGHNSN, via the coding sequence ATGTATGATGATAATCAAATGAATAATAATGTACCAAGGTTTGATTCGCAGACAGGCGAGCCATTATTTACAGGAGATGTTCAGAATGCACAAGATACGCAGTCTGATACATCAGATACCAATACAGATAGCGCACAGCAGCCATCATATACCTATTACGACGTCAATCCGGTACAGCAGCCACAAAAATCGGCAAGAGAATTGAAGCGTGAACAGAAGGCAATGAAGAAAGCTGCAAAGCACGAACAGAAAAAGCATAACGGCGGCGCAGGATATTTTGCCAAGCTTGTTATATCAGCGGTTATATTCGGCCTTATAGCCGGAGGTGTAATGTTCGGAGTCAACAAAGCGGGTGAGAAGCTCGACGGCAGCACAAGTTCGGCTTCTGATATCCAGATTCCGATGGTGTCTAATCAGGGCAACGGCACAGATGCATCTGTGAATGCAGGAACATCATCAGTTGTGCAGACTGAAGATTCAACAATATCGGCTCCTATGGATGTAAAGGGCATAGTTAAGACAAGTATGCCGTCAATTGTAGCAATCAACGGTGAAGTTACGGTATCATCAGGATATGCATATCCGTTCTCCGGCACACAGAAGTCTAAGACAAGCGGTACCGGAATTATAGTTGGCAAGAATGATACTGAACTTCTTATAGTAACGAATGCGCATGTTGTTGACGGAGTAAGCAATCTTACATGTACATTCACGGATAATGAGCAGGTAAGTGCTACGGTTAAGGGCAGTAAGAGTAATAAGGATATTGCTGTTGTAGCAGTTTCACTTTCATCACTTAAGGAATCAACAGCAAAGAGCATTGCTATCGCAGAGCTTGGAGATTCTGATTCCATAGAACTTGGTGATCAGGTAGTTGCAATAGGTAATGCACTTGGCGAAGGCCAGTCGGTAACAGTCGGCTATGTCAGCGCACTGAACCGTTCAATTGTTGTTGATAATACTGAATATACTAACCTTATAATGACGGATGCAGCAATTAACCCTGGTAACAGTGGAGGTGCATTGCTTAATGCATCTGGCAGGGTAATAGGTATTAACTCAGCAAAGTATTCTTCAGAGGAAGTAGAGGGGATGGGATATGCAATCCCTATTTCATCAATTAAAGATGTCCTTGATACACTGATGAATAAGCAGACAAGACAGAAGGTATCAGGTGATAAGGCTTCATTCTTAGGAATATCAGGTGTTGATGTGACATACTCGATATCTAAGGCTTACGGCTACCCACAGGGTATCCTCCTTCAGAATGTACAGCAGGATTCCCCGGCAGATAAGGCAGGACTTGTTAAGAACGATATCATAACAGGATTTGACGGAGATTCGATATCATCATCCTCAGACCTTAAGGAGAAGATGCAGTATTATGCTTCAGGTGAGAAGGTAACAATCGATTACTATCACATGGAGAATGGCGAGTACAAGCTTAAGAGTGCTGAGGTTACACTTGGACATAACAGTAACTGA
- a CDS encoding DUF6062 family protein, protein MKDEKIYSIPVTEAFEKDCECPVCAMYNRLEQDAVDYAMGPSYMEADIREVTDRTGFCRKHIRMVAAKGNTLGMALVLKTHFDKVIDDVSRLQSEGTTPKKSLFRKADTDKDAVPEYIETLENSCFVCDRVDKTFARYIDTIFYLWKNNSEFRDMFGNTKGFCTSHYAELRKMAPQSLGKEAPEFIKELDRLYMDNMKRVRDDLEWLIKKFDYRYANEPAGNSKDAIPRAIVKINSTDIDNQNL, encoded by the coding sequence ATGAAAGACGAAAAGATATATTCAATACCTGTTACAGAGGCATTTGAAAAGGATTGCGAATGTCCGGTGTGTGCAATGTATAACAGACTTGAGCAGGATGCTGTGGATTATGCAATGGGACCAAGCTATATGGAGGCAGACATACGTGAAGTTACAGACAGAACGGGATTCTGCCGTAAGCATATAAGGATGGTTGCAGCAAAGGGTAATACATTAGGAATGGCACTTGTGCTTAAGACACATTTTGATAAAGTTATAGATGATGTGAGCAGACTTCAGTCTGAAGGCACAACACCCAAAAAGTCATTATTCCGTAAGGCGGATACAGATAAAGATGCGGTGCCGGAGTATATTGAAACACTTGAGAATTCATGCTTTGTATGTGACAGGGTGGATAAGACATTTGCAAGATATATAGATACAATATTCTATCTGTGGAAGAACAATTCTGAGTTCAGAGACATGTTTGGCAATACCAAGGGATTCTGTACATCGCATTATGCAGAATTGAGGAAGATGGCACCACAGTCACTTGGCAAAGAAGCACCGGAGTTCATTAAGGAGCTTGACAGGCTTTATATGGATAATATGAAGCGGGTAAGGGATGACCTTGAATGGCTGATAAAGAAATTTGATTACAGATATGCCAATGAGCCTGCAGGGAATTCCAAAGACGCCATACCAAGGGCGATAGTTAAGATTAATTCAACAGATATAGATAATCAGAATCTATAG
- a CDS encoding SLC13 family permease: MMVSQIFAVIIFITMFACIISGKVERYIPALIGAAAMIIVVFGICMHSTSAILDTLNLRCFTTSEFWYAPGISESASSGINWSTILFFFGMMVLVEGMGKVGFFRWLCLWLAKAVRYRIVPIFITFMVLSAVLSMFIDSITVVLFLTAITIELSGLLKFNPVYMILPEIFCANLGGAATMSGDPPNIIIGTSLGLTFMDFLTNTGIIILIALIAMIIYFYLCFAKKLKEGSHMADSSAMPDPSSAISNRLGFMISTMIFLMVVFLLVTHAQTGITVASIGIIAAVLTLVTSVDVKGGLLRGIDWKTIYFFVGLFIVVGGLEQTHILDLLADLISRASGGHVMVMVCVILWFSALASAIIDNIPFAATMVPVIKALAITQGIPVETLAWTLALGTDIGGNATPIGASANVVGTSIASRNGHHITWGQYCRYALPATILCLVICTVMLYILHVR, from the coding sequence ATAATGGTAAGTCAGATTTTTGCAGTAATTATCTTCATCACTATGTTTGCCTGCATTATCAGCGGCAAAGTTGAACGGTACATTCCGGCTCTCATAGGTGCTGCTGCCATGATTATCGTCGTATTCGGCATATGTATGCACAGCACATCCGCAATCTTGGATACACTTAATCTCCGGTGCTTTACCACATCCGAATTCTGGTATGCTCCGGGCATCTCAGAATCTGCTTCTTCCGGAATTAACTGGTCAACAATCCTGTTTTTCTTTGGAATGATGGTTCTTGTCGAAGGAATGGGAAAGGTAGGATTTTTCAGATGGCTGTGTCTGTGGCTTGCCAAAGCAGTCAGATACCGGATAGTTCCCATCTTTATAACATTTATGGTATTATCAGCGGTATTATCAATGTTTATTGACAGTATAACGGTTGTACTTTTTCTGACTGCAATAACTATAGAATTATCCGGCCTTCTTAAGTTTAATCCTGTATATATGATTCTTCCTGAGATTTTCTGTGCCAATCTCGGTGGAGCTGCAACGATGAGCGGTGACCCGCCCAATATTATAATCGGAACATCTCTCGGACTTACATTCATGGATTTCCTTACTAATACCGGCATAATCATCCTTATTGCACTTATTGCCATGATTATATATTTTTATCTCTGTTTTGCAAAGAAGCTGAAAGAAGGCTCACATATGGCCGATTCTTCTGCCATGCCTGATCCTTCTTCAGCCATAAGCAACAGGCTGGGATTCATGATCAGCACAATGATTTTCCTGATGGTTGTATTCCTGCTCGTCACACATGCACAGACAGGCATAACTGTAGCATCAATCGGTATAATCGCCGCAGTACTTACGCTTGTCACATCTGTTGATGTCAAAGGCGGACTGCTGCGCGGCATAGACTGGAAGACTATATATTTCTTCGTCGGGCTTTTCATTGTTGTAGGCGGTCTTGAGCAGACACATATCCTTGACCTGCTTGCTGACCTTATCAGCCGGGCAAGCGGGGGACATGTCATGGTTATGGTATGTGTAATATTATGGTTCTCTGCATTGGCAAGTGCAATCATAGATAACATCCCATTTGCAGCAACCATGGTTCCCGTAATAAAGGCTCTTGCCATAACACAGGGAATACCTGTTGAGACACTCGCCTGGACTCTCGCACTCGGTACCGATATCGGTGGCAACGCAACTCCTATAGGAGCATCAGCCAATGTAGTAGGAACATCAATAGCTTCAAGAAACGGCCACCACATCACATGGGGACAGTATTGCAGATATGCTCTCCCGGCAACTATACTGTGCCTTGTAATATGTACGGTAATGCTCTATATTCTGCATGTACGTTAA
- a CDS encoding DUF362 domain-containing protein produces the protein MASKVYFSSQISKERMVDMYKALGVSLAGSVAVKLHSGEEGNQNYLRPEFMKDIIEYVNGTVVECNTAYEGARNTTEKHKKLMSSHGWSKYFDVDIMDADGQMELPVPEGKQIKVNYVGRNLADYDSVLVLSHFKGHPMGGFGGALKNISIGIASSYGKAYIHGAGEPDKMWTADHDAFLESMADAAKSVIDYEKGNMAFINVMCNMSVDCDCCAVAEDPCMQDIGILASLDPVALDQACIDLVYASEDPGRDHLTERIESRNGVHTIEAAAAIGAGSREYELINID, from the coding sequence ATGGCTTCAAAGGTATATTTTTCATCACAGATTTCAAAGGAACGTATGGTAGATATGTATAAGGCACTTGGTGTCAGTCTTGCGGGAAGTGTAGCTGTTAAGCTTCATTCCGGTGAGGAGGGTAACCAGAATTATCTCAGGCCGGAATTTATGAAAGATATAATAGAATATGTCAATGGAACCGTCGTTGAGTGCAATACCGCTTATGAGGGAGCACGTAACACAACCGAAAAGCATAAAAAGCTTATGAGCAGCCACGGCTGGAGTAAGTACTTTGATGTGGATATTATGGATGCAGACGGACAGATGGAGCTTCCCGTGCCTGAGGGAAAGCAGATTAAGGTCAACTATGTAGGCAGGAATCTTGCAGATTATGATTCGGTACTTGTTCTTTCACATTTTAAGGGACATCCTATGGGAGGCTTCGGAGGAGCACTTAAGAACATTTCAATCGGAATAGCTTCTTCATATGGCAAGGCATACATTCACGGAGCAGGAGAACCTGATAAGATGTGGACAGCTGATCATGACGCATTCCTGGAATCAATGGCTGATGCTGCAAAGTCGGTTATTGATTACGAGAAGGGCAATATGGCATTTATTAATGTTATGTGCAACATGAGTGTAGATTGTGACTGCTGTGCGGTTGCAGAGGATCCATGCATGCAGGATATAGGAATACTTGCAAGCCTTGATCCTGTTGCGCTTGACCAGGCATGTATTGATCTTGTGTATGCATCTGAGGATCCGGGAAGAGATCATCTTACAGAGAGAATAGAATCAAGAAACGGTGTTCATACAATTGAGGCAGCAGCGGCAATTGGCGCAGGCTCAAGGGAGTATGAGCTTATCAACATTGATTAG
- a CDS encoding zinc-ribbon domain-containing protein — translation MKCKNCGAPLNLNVKFCPNCGTPNEEAAKHIKDMENYGRKFNQTRNRVVGNSKWFVEYIAPLTSMAIAVVIFAVSWVASADGFGYTLADAANSSYNRRHKTQIQSTMNEYIDSGKYEEAYFANSRREWQPDFDDERGWDSFYSVMYDYNRLRRCITADFDPAQDNEYLAQNVYSGAAEAVYNIFDEYERLDRSSYRVPSQKCREAVENIISDTKLFLKAYCNLTDDDIINLPSLDRNGVLTLITGRMNDAQK, via the coding sequence ATGAAATGTAAGAATTGCGGAGCACCGCTGAATCTTAATGTGAAGTTCTGCCCTAACTGTGGTACGCCTAATGAAGAGGCGGCGAAGCATATTAAGGATATGGAGAATTACGGCAGAAAGTTTAACCAGACACGTAACCGTGTTGTAGGTAACAGTAAGTGGTTTGTTGAGTATATAGCACCTCTGACATCCATGGCGATTGCAGTTGTTATTTTTGCCGTAAGCTGGGTTGCATCAGCCGACGGCTTTGGATATACGCTTGCTGACGCTGCCAACAGTTCTTATAACAGGAGACATAAGACACAGATACAGAGCACAATGAATGAATACATAGACAGCGGTAAGTATGAGGAAGCGTATTTTGCCAATAGCAGGAGAGAATGGCAGCCTGACTTTGATGATGAGAGAGGCTGGGACAGCTTTTATTCGGTTATGTATGACTATAACCGCCTGCGCAGATGTATCACGGCGGATTTTGATCCGGCACAGGATAATGAATACTTGGCGCAGAATGTATATTCAGGAGCCGCAGAGGCAGTTTATAATATTTTCGATGAGTATGAACGCCTTGACAGGTCTTCATACCGTGTTCCGTCACAAAAATGCAGGGAAGCCGTGGAAAATATCATATCAGATACGAAGCTTTTTCTAAAAGCGTACTGTAATCTTACGGATGATGATATTATAAATCTGCCGTCTTTGGACAGAAATGGTGTATTAACGCTTATTACAGGGAGAATGAATGATGCGCAAAAATAA
- a CDS encoding sugar kinase — MKNKIITFGEIMLRLTPENNDRFVQCHSFEAVYGGGEANTAVSLSNFGVDCAYVTKLPENGIGQSAVNSLRQYGVDISNIVRGGEQIGIYFLEKKTSQRPSNVVYNRSGSAIALATDADFDWDKIFEGVTWFHFSGITPAISDNLAGICLKACKIAKEKNITVSCDLNYRSKLWSGEKANEVMSEICKYVDICIANEDDAVGIFQINPGPEVANRNEYIAEELMKRFPFKMVASVWRTEKSITTFELQAMVYTDGRAYYSKPYYMDILDYIGAGDAYCAGLIYAYIQNYEPQKMVEFANAASCLKHTVSGDFNLVTADEVYRLAFSESGNEVQR; from the coding sequence ATGAAGAACAAGATTATTACATTTGGCGAGATAATGCTCCGCCTTACACCTGAGAACAATGACAGATTTGTACAGTGTCATTCATTTGAAGCAGTATACGGAGGTGGAGAGGCTAACACAGCCGTATCACTTTCTAACTTTGGAGTTGACTGTGCGTATGTAACCAAGCTCCCTGAGAACGGAATAGGTCAGAGTGCTGTTAATTCACTTCGTCAGTATGGCGTTGATATTAGTAACATTGTACGTGGAGGAGAACAGATTGGTATCTACTTCCTTGAGAAGAAGACGAGCCAGCGTCCTTCTAACGTAGTATATAACAGAAGCGGTTCAGCCATTGCACTTGCAACTGATGCTGATTTTGACTGGGATAAGATATTTGAAGGAGTTACATGGTTCCATTTTTCAGGAATTACTCCTGCAATCAGCGATAATCTTGCCGGAATATGTCTTAAAGCATGTAAGATTGCCAAGGAAAAGAACATTACAGTAAGCTGTGACCTTAACTACAGAAGTAAGCTGTGGAGCGGTGAGAAGGCTAATGAGGTAATGTCTGAGATCTGTAAGTATGTTGATATCTGTATCGCCAATGAGGATGATGCAGTAGGAATATTCCAGATTAATCCGGGTCCTGAGGTTGCCAACCGCAACGAGTACATAGCAGAAGAACTTATGAAGAGATTCCCGTTCAAGATGGTAGCTTCGGTATGGCGTACAGAGAAGTCAATAACAACATTTGAGCTTCAGGCAATGGTATATACAGATGGCAGGGCATATTACAGCAAGCCATATTATATGGATATCCTTGACTATATCGGTGCCGGAGACGCATATTGTGCAGGTCTTATCTATGCATATATACAGAACTATGAGCCACAGAAGATGGTAGAGTTTGCTAACGCTGCAAGCTGTCTGAAGCACACAGTAAGCGGTGACTTCAACCTTGTAACGGCAGATGAAGTATACAGACTTGCTTTCTCGGAGAGCGGCAACGAGGTGCAGAGATAA